In Geopsychrobacter electrodiphilus DSM 16401, a single window of DNA contains:
- a CDS encoding DMT family transporter, translating into MNIQSPGRGPRFSSQAVGWSAVFGSAFCFYLATLIIRWAKPHVTIESAYFVFARLLLGFIVVSVVLILQKKSLHPKNYHYLIGRALANTLAVFCFYKAVESGSVAEANILNMTYPLFVAIFSWIFLRGQRDRLSLVIVAVAFAGVWLVLSPGEIQLGWGKLWGLSSGITAAVAVIYLNISRRCHDSQTILFFMFGLGTLLMLVFFHDAIFMPNPEELFFLLSCSIAGVLGQYLITYGFLYVTAVEGSIISSSRILLAALLGPILVADPHLALAGWCGALLIFAANATLALRRA; encoded by the coding sequence ATGAATATTCAATCCCCCGGGCGCGGCCCCAGGTTTTCCAGTCAAGCCGTCGGCTGGTCTGCCGTTTTTGGTTCGGCCTTCTGTTTCTATCTCGCCACCCTGATCATCCGCTGGGCCAAGCCTCATGTGACGATCGAATCGGCCTATTTTGTCTTTGCCCGCCTGCTGCTCGGGTTCATCGTTGTTTCTGTGGTGCTGATCCTGCAAAAGAAGAGTTTGCACCCAAAAAACTACCACTATCTGATCGGTCGAGCCCTGGCCAATACCCTGGCGGTATTCTGTTTTTACAAGGCCGTGGAATCTGGGTCGGTGGCCGAAGCGAATATCCTCAATATGACCTATCCGCTGTTTGTCGCGATCTTCTCGTGGATATTTCTGCGCGGGCAACGTGACCGATTGTCTTTAGTGATCGTGGCGGTGGCCTTTGCCGGGGTCTGGCTGGTCCTCTCCCCGGGAGAGATTCAGCTTGGCTGGGGAAAGCTCTGGGGCCTCAGTTCGGGGATCACCGCGGCGGTCGCGGTGATCTACCTGAACATCAGCCGGCGCTGCCACGATTCACAGACCATCCTGTTTTTCATGTTCGGCCTGGGTACGCTTTTGATGCTGGTATTTTTTCATGACGCTATCTTCATGCCGAATCCCGAGGAGCTGTTTTTTCTGCTGAGCTGCTCAATCGCCGGGGTCCTCGGGCAGTATCTGATCACCTACGGCTTTTTATACGTCACCGCAGTGGAAGGGTCTATCATCTCTTCCAGCAGGATCTTGCTGGCGGCCCTGCTCGGGCCCATACTGGTCGCTGACCCGCACCTTGCGCTTGCCGGCTGGTGTGGGGCGCTGCTCATTTTTGCGGCCAACGCGACCCTGGCATTACGGAGAGCGTGA